The segment GTGCAGAAGCAGCTTTAATTAATGCGGAAAAATATTTATTAAATCCATCTGAAGAATGGGGAACGATTTCATTTGATGGGCTAGAAGGGATTCCAGATTACGATATACATGTAAACCTTTCCGAAAAATCTGGATTTTTGAATGAATTATTTAATAGAATGCAATGGGAAGTGACAATAAAAGCACCTGAAATGAATGCAACGATTGTGATAGACGCCCATAATGGAAAATTTATAGATTTAGTCGGCGCTTTTAGCTAAGTGTAGAATATACAATCTCATACAAATAAACGTTCCCAAATGACACTTAGGGAACCAATACCTCTTATTCAATTGAATAAGTGGTATTTTGGCTACTTATGAACAGTAAGTCCCCAAACGACGCTTGACGCTTTGGGGATGTTTTATTTAAAAAAGGGTTTGGAAGGTTTTAATTGAATCTAATTTAGTGAGGGGATTGAATAAATGAAACAAATTATAGTTGGAATAATTATAGTTGGAATTTTTGGAATTGGGATTTATCTATATTACTCGGAGCCAACTTATTCTGCGACGGATGTTTTAAAGCGTGCCGATTTTAGTGTAGAAGAACAAGCTATGGAGTTTTTAAAGTTTAATTATGATAAGGAAGAATTACTTGTTCCTATTGAATTAACAGGTAAAACTCAGAAAGAATTGATAAAGGCTTTCGAGAAATCTAAATTTAAGAAAAATAAAAAAGGTGGTTCAGTATATTTAACTTATGACTACTGGATGAAAATCACTCTGAATACAGGTTATGTAATGTATATGGATGTTATCAATAAAGGAATAGCGGTTGGAGACAATAGAGGTTCATACGAAGAATATCTTTTTAAAGATGATGAATTTTTTAGTATTTTAGAAGAAAAATTGACAGAATAAATAAACTACTTTTATTAGTCAATAGACGCTTCGGTTGATTGGATTGTGGTACCATTTTCTCATTGTATAAAGTATTAAAAATAAAACTAAATAACGTTCCCAAATGGAAGTTTGGGGATACGCCATTAAGCTGCGAATGTTGTTAAATCAACGTTTCGTAGCTTTTCTTATTGCACATTGTTTATACATAAATTTATACACTTTCTTTAAAAGTAAGTCATAACAATGTTTTCGTAGTATTTAGAACGCGGCTTCACAATCAAAATTAATGAATAAAATGATGCATATTTCTTAAAAGTGATTGGTTAAATTTCCTTTTTCAGTGAACGAATCATTGCTTATCTTTGGATAGGTTAAGTCAATGAAAAAGAAATAGTTCATTAAGCGAACTATTTCCTGTTTCAATCTTATTTTGAATGTTAATACCACTGAATTGAACGGTTATTTTAAAATGTGCCCAGCTTTTTTAGTGATAAATCGTTTAATGGAAACAATGATTTTCACTAATAGTAAAAAGAAAAGCGCACCCGCAGCATCAATGAGCACATCATCGAAAATGCCTGTTCGCCCAGGAATAAGGCTTTGACGATATTCATCTAAACAAGCGATCATGAAAATTGTGACAAATGATAATATACTTGGATAACGCCATTTTAGTTTTACATATAGAAAATAAAAAATAATCGAAAGTATGCCATATCCGATAAAATGTGTGGCTTTGCGAATTAAAAATTCAATAAAATAAAAATAGCCTCTGGATTCTATCGAAATAATTGTTCCCCAATAAGGAATTTCAAGAGTACTTAAAGCGTCTTCCAACGGCTTGTCTTTTAACAGTACGCGGAGTTCTGGGACAACCGTTTGCTGCTCATAGGTCATATTAGATGCATAAAAAACAATGAACAGCGCACTAATCGTTAGTAAAATTCCCTTTTTCATCTATGTTCTGTATACCGCTTTGGCTGTATCCATTCAAGTAAAGTAGAAATCGAATCGAACTGTTGTGCTTTCTCATACGCTGACATATTTTGCTGAAGCTGTTCGACCGTTCGTGCTCCAATGACAGTAGAAGCAATTGTTTCATAATGTAAATTAAAAGCAAGAGCAGCCGCATGAACATCGTCGTAGTTGTGCTCAATTTTTGCAATGATTTCTTGAACTTGTTCTTTTTCATACCCCATATAAGATTGAAGACGATTACGCCAATCATTTGTCAGTAAGCCTTTTGCAATCGAACCTCTCGTCACAACGGAAGCACCTGACTGTTGAATCGTCGTAAAATATTCGCTCGCCCGTTGATCCAAAATATTAAATTGCATCATATTACTAATAGCGGCACTATCATTTAAAAAGGGAATGAACACATTTGGACGAATCGATGAAATACCGTATTCGCGAATGAGTCCTTCTTTTTTTAGTTGATCAAATGTGTCGATAATTTCTTCAAAGTTGTCATCAATTGTTCCACCGTGTAATTGATAAACATCGATATAATCCGTTTGTAGTCGACGCAGGCTGTCTTTTACCGCTTGTTTCAAGTAGGCGGGGGAAGCGTCCCAGTGCCAGCCTTCCTTGCCTTCTTCCCAACGATT is part of the Solibacillus sp. FSL K6-1523 genome and harbors:
- a CDS encoding VanZ family protein is translated as MKKGILLTISALFIVFYASNMTYEQQTVVPELRVLLKDKPLEDALSTLEIPYWGTIISIESRGYFYFIEFLIRKATHFIGYGILSIIFYFLYVKLKWRYPSILSFVTIFMIACLDEYRQSLIPGRTGIFDDVLIDAAGALFFLLLVKIIVSIKRFITKKAGHILK
- a CDS encoding aldo/keto reductase — encoded protein: MKKRILGTSQIEISEMGLGCMSLPPNKDAAANVIAAALDYGMNYFDTADLYDKGINEEIVGALLKKNRHEIVLATKGGNRWEEGKEGWHWDASPAYLKQAVKDSLRRLQTDYIDVYQLHGGTIDDNFEEIIDTFDQLKKEGLIREYGISSIRPNVFIPFLNDSAAISNMMQFNILDQRASEYFTTIQQSGASVVTRGSIAKGLLTNDWRNRLQSYMGYEKEQVQEIIAKIEHNYDDVHAAALAFNLHYETIASTVIGARTVEQLQQNMSAYEKAQQFDSISTLLEWIQPKRYTEHR